Part of the Caretta caretta isolate rCarCar2 chromosome 7, rCarCar1.hap1, whole genome shotgun sequence genome is shown below.
tgatggggtgggggggagtgaagTCCCCGAAGATGCTGgtgcagatgggggaggggatggggaagttTGTTCAGCTCctgggtggggaaggagtggggtgcGTTGGTGCAAGAAGGGATGGGCAGCCAGCTGTGCAACTCCCTGTAACCATGTCCGTCACTTCCCCAGTCCGGCGTATCCCGCATGCAGTGGAATAATTCAGCCAACTTTGGCTTCTCCTCAAAGTTTTCTCCGCAAGGTGGGGACAGCAGCGGCAGCAACATCACTGTGGAGGTGAGGGCAGGAGTGCAGGTAGAGCTTTGGGGAGGAACATGGGTGGTGTGAGAGGGTGCGCTTAGATGggcgcagagctgggggagggcacTGTCTGCCTCGCACTAACCCAGCGTTTTTCAAATGCTGCCACtttggccaccaggggcttttctttcagccacagcctcctgggcagtgttGTTGTTTTGGCCGGTGGGGGGCAGACAAAGCAGCGACTCCTTCtctggggccaccagcagggtTTGGACTCTACCCCACTCTAAGGatgcaaatgctggaggagcaggcagcccccCACCTTCTGGGGATGGAGAGggtctggcttcagccctggggtggcaggcaACTGGCTCCAGCTGCACAGAGGtaggctctgctctggcccccaagctccagccatggagggggcagggcttcaggctcTGACCTTGGGTCTACCCCTCCCCCATTGCCCTTGGCCCCCTGCTGCCTTCTCTGGTGTCCGGCTGCACAATGGCAGGCCCTGGCCCCAGTCCCGGGCATGCCACCCATCCTATTTCCCTGACCCCCAGCTGTGCAGCGTTAGGCTCtgtcccccaccacctcccctggACCCTATCCAGGGCTTAACTTGTTCTCGGACTTGCTGGGAGCTGAGTAagtcttctgtgaaaagtgatattaacaaacatacaagtatcacttttcacagcagtagACTTGCTAGCTGGGCAATCAAAAGAATGTGCCAAACACCtttatttgcatttctgttttgtttagttttagtaAAGAATAGACACAACTGaacattatttgtatttttgagtCTGCAAAAACACTCTACATAGACATGTCCAAATCACTGTCATTTGTTTGTGtgcatatgtatttgtttttcctaaagttaattacatattttaggaaaaattgacagagcagccacctgcaagagttggtggctgctcTCTGAGGTCACCAAAATTTTATTTTGAGAACCTGTGCACTAATCCCATGTCTCCCTCCCCAGGCACAGAGTGGGAACAGCTCCTCACTGCTCTCCCTGTTCCGGCACCTGAGCGAGCTGCGAGGCAAGGAGCGCTCACTGCTGCATGGGGAATTCATGATGCTGCCCAGGCTGGTGCCAGATGTCTGTGTCTACCTGCGCAGCTGGGACCAGAACAAACGCTTTCTGGTGGTCCTCAACTTTGCTGGCACGCACAGCACTGTCACCATCTCCCACTCTCTCCTGCCTCCCGAGGCCACTGTGGAGCTCAGCACTGACCCCCAGCGCCAGGAGGGGCAGCTGGCCCTGAAGGACCTGACATTGGAGTCCTCTGAGGGGTTGCTGCTGCATTTTCCCTATGTAGCCTAGGGGAGAGGGCCTCCCCTGCAGGCCAGGGCCTCCCATGTTCCAGGGAGGGGTATTGCTCATGTGAGTCCTACTAACACCCCCAGGGGCCGCACTGAGGccttggggcaggaggggggagctGGAGCCATAAGGTAAAGAAGGCCCTTAGGTTCTGCTCTCCCGAGTCCTAGATGTCTGTCCTGATACAccccacagggctggctgggggaggggggccggTGCTCAGTGTGCTCGAATTCCTGCTAGCCTCACTTTGGCACCATCCTCAGGGATGCTAGGGGAAATCTGAGCTGGGGTGAGGACTGGGCTCTATGGCATGTTTCCCCATGGTGGGGGAGCAACTAGTTTTAGGGACCAAAGGGTTCAGGCCCCACTGGCTGCAGCTTCACCCTCCCACAAAGTCATTCCAGCTCCTGAGGGGctggccctcccctgctgtcatccccccgccccccttgggGTCACCCTCTCCTTTGGGTGCCCTGTATGATGGGATAGGTGGGGATGACTGATCAGGACCAAGGGTCTGTCTctatctctcctcctcttcctctctacCTCTTCCCATGTTGTAATGGCCAGTGCTGTGTGTGAAATGGGACAGATGTTTGGGCGTGGGATGGATGGCTTTGTGCTGGGTTCCTCCTGAGTGCTGCTGGGATCAGCATAGAAATAATAAAAGGCTCTGCTTAGTGATTCGGGCTTGTCTCTTCCTTTAGCGTGGTCCTGGCACTTGCCCCCTATGCTTCAAGTGCCCCACTGCCTCCTTGTTTTCCCTGTGGCTGCATCATGCcttaaggtgggggggggggggcggagggagagatGAGGACCCCCTGCCCTTCATCCTCACTGGCTATCTCTTCTACTGCCCCAGGTTCCTACCTGCACTGGAAGGACCCCTTTTCTCCCCCCTGCAGTGATCACTGCGTAGCTGGGGAGCAGATCTCTGGATTCTGAAATTCATGGGTCTGGGTGCTGCCCTGGAGCAATCTGCCTAGCATGGGGCTGCTGCCTGGTGCTGTTTGTTAGTGGGgatgggttccccccaacctTGGCTGTGCCCCAGGTGTGGACACCTATCCCAGATTGCTCCCTttgcaggggggaggagcagctgagcTGGCAGCCCTGTGCCAGGCCCCCCGGGTGTGAAAAGGGGGGTGATTTCATCTCCAGGGGTTGTGCCAGGCCCCCTGGGGTCCTGCCTGGGCAGCTGTTTTtttgggaaggagtggggggtgTAGGCTGGGCCCACCTCTCAAGGGCTGCCCCCCAGCGCCAGGCGCTTGGCAGAAGAGGCAGTGGCACTGGGCAATGCTGGGTGCTAGTGTTTCAGGGTGGTGAGGCCCCACAGCTCCCTAGGGGCAGTTTACGCCTTCTCCTTTAATATACCACCTCGCCTTTAAATCCACCTGCTCTTCAGTACCCGTCCTCTTTAACCCACCCTGGCCGCTTTCTGTCGGCCGAACGCCGGCCCCGCCGCCGCCTTCCCCTTTAAGCGGCCTCCCTGACGCATTGCAGGTGGGAGCAGGCCAATGGGCTCGGGGCAGGTGGGTCACGTGGCCGTGCCGCGCGGGCGGTATTTAAAGGGGTCGGCGCAAAACGCAACGGAAGGCCACTGCTGGGTCCGGGACTGGTTGCGGGCGGAGGGATCTGGGTGGCGCGGCGCGGCCCGGGCGGAGGGAGCCGGAGACCACGGGGAACTGAGCGGTCGTAGCACcagccccccgccgccgccgccgccgccatggcAAGAAGGGGGGCTCGTGGGGGGCGCTGCTGGGGCTCCCTGGCCGCGGGTGGCGGAGCAAGGGGGCGCTGGGAACTGGGGGCGGCAGGGGGCGTGCAAGGagagagcagtggggggtggggagcctgtCCCTGAGTGTtggggggcactgctggggggaagggTCTAGGCCTCAGACTGGCGCTAGTAGGGTCCCTCCCCATTGGCCAGCCGGGAGCGGGTAGTTgaggggcagttggagacagcaGCCATGCTGCGTCTTGCGGGAGGTGGGCGGGGTGGGGACTCCGGGGtggctggggggaagggcagagtctcttcccctaagagattgggtgggaggggggtgaggctGTGCCGGGGGGCAGATGGCCCGGGGGGCAATGGGGTATAGGGcatggctggggggagggtgtcagACAGTCAGAACAATAACTCTCTGTCTCCTCTTGCAGGCAGACCAGCTGACGGAGGAACAGATCGCAGGTGAGACACCCCTTCATTCTGCTGCCCCCAAATTCTCCTTGATATGGGGGACCTGGTCCTTCACAGTATGGTCAGGCCCAGGCGCCTCTTTGcccagggtgctggggggagggagggcactgCAGGGAGAAGGGACCCTGTGGCAGGCCCCCCTGGGTACTgatttctctcctctctcccggCAGAATTCAAGGAAGCCTTCTCTCTTTTCGACAAGGATGGGGATGGCACCATTACCACCAAGGAGCTGGGTACTGTCATGAGGTCCCTAGGGCAGAACCCCACTGAGGCAGAGTTGCAGGACATGATCAATGAGGTGGATGCTGATGGTGAGAGGGAACTGTGagatgggtggggagtgggaacaCAGCCATTGCACTGGCGgcagtggggtgcgggggggagtgatcagagctgggaggcaggactcctgtgTTTTGTTCTTGGCTATGAGCTTGGAgaattctttttccttctctgtgcctcagtttcccttaccattctttgtctgtttagattatgAGCTCTGGGCTAGGGACTGAGAGAAGGGTTTCTAGgctgatcaggggaatggagaggagACCGGAAGAGCTGGGTTTGTATAGCTTGGCCAGATGAAGCTTGGAGAGTGGGGGGGGTGGATCTGATTgttctctgtaaatatatcagagaggAAACCCCAAGGAGGGCGAAGAGCTATTGAAGCTAAGAGTGagtttctggaacagcctcccagtagGAGCAAACATTGATATGTTTCTGATTGAGATTTTGATGGGCCTGCCTGTGATAGCAGGGCCTGGGCTTGATGACCCAGGAGGCCCCTTCTAGCCCTATGTCTCTGTGTGATACACCCAATCCCAACCCCTGACACTATCCCTCCTGTGTGGGTGCTGCTAACTACCCTGCTCACACAGCTGAAGGTCACTCATGACTGAACTGAGAATCGCCTCATCCTAGGGCCTGTCACTTCTGCATCCCAAAGAGATGCAGGCCCCATGGAGAGCTGCCTGTCCCTGTTCCAGTGTGGTGGTTGTACCTGAGTTAAACCCAGAGGGTTAACCCAAGGTTTGtaggccagtcccctgcccaAACTACAGAGCTCTGGAGTTTGTTTCTAGGCTCCCCACATCTCTGCAGAGGGGGTGAAGAGGAATCCCCTCAAGACAAGCCCATCATTGGAGAGAAGAGGGTGTTTCAGTGAATTCTCCAGAGCTCCCTGCCAGTATTTGGGTGTCTGGATTTGTGGGAGGGAGGGTATTGGATGCTGGAGGTGGGGGCTGTGCAGGTCACCCAACCCAATGTTAGTTAGGCCCAGCATTAATGgcctcttcccctgcacaagGGAATGGCACCATTGACTTCCCTGAGTTCCTAACCATGATGGCAAGGAAGATGAAGGATACAGACAGCGAGGAGGAGATCCGTGAGGCCTTCCGGGTGTTTGACAAGGTGAGGCAGTGGGGCTTCATCCCCCTTGTCCCTGGTGGCTGTGCGTGCCCCCCGTTTTCTCCCCAGGAGCTCCAAAATAGCAGCTGGGTGAAACTCCTCCCTGCAGGGACAGCTGAGTCCAGTACTCCTTCCTGTGTGCATGTGCTTCACAACTGGATACCTCCCCCTTCCACATGGGGTTGGGGGCTGGAGAGTCATCAGTTACCTGAGATAggtggttggggggtggggactgCCTGTGCGGTCTACCTGTGCGGTCTacctgctttcccctccccagggcctgtGCTGAGGCTGACAGGGTGGGGTCCCTGTGGTGCTTGTGCTAACTGGGGGCAGCCCTGTGGCTCCCTTGCCTGACATGGtgcctgcccccccgccccccaggatgGGAATGGGTATATCAGTGCGGCCGAGCTGCGCCACGTCATGACCAATCTGGGTGAGAAGCTGACAGATGAGGAGGTGGATGAGATGATCCGGGAAGCTGACATCGATGGTGATGGACAGGTCAACTATgaaggtgagggaggcagggCAGCTTGCACTGACTGTCCAAAGGGCACGGCTGCTGCTCAGGATAGTACCACTTGGGAGAGGGCACTTGCTCCCTTAAGGACTCTCCAATGCAGTGGGTAGGatgggtctgggagtcaggatccctgggttctcttcccggGTCTGCTGCTTTCTTACTCTTGCATTGGGACAGGCATAGCCTGGTGAAGGGGCTTGGAAATGTCACAAATGCTGTTAACTCCAGGGAATGGGAGACCCAACAGGGCACCTCCAACTGCAGCCTTGGTGGGGGTATGGTTTCTCCCTGAGAGAAGGCAGAAGTGGGGTGAATCAGGCTTGTCAGCTGCTCTCTGACCCTGTGCCTTTGTTTTGCAGAGTTTGTACAGATGATGACAGCTAAGTAGGCTCTGGTAGGACATCCCCCTCACCTGTACAGACTGGATGGACTCTTCCTACTGCTGCCAcatgtcacccctgccctgtccctggtGCCATCctgtcagcagcagctgctctccttTGAGGACAGTGCATGCTTTCACCTCCTCTGCAATGTGTGCTTGTATGCTGGGCACCACAGGGACAGGAGCCCAGCAGGGCCTATGGCCTGCTTCCCCCTAAGTGGCTTGGTGGAGCAGGCCCCTGGCTGCTGGCTAGCTCTGCAAACTGTTTTGCATCTGGCAattcttccccttccttcccatATTCAGCATCTCATCTGAATGCTCATGGACTGTGGCAGGGCAGCTGACTTGTCTCTTTGACTAGCCACTGTTGCCTTCCTGGACATGTTTGCGTATGTTGGATATTGTGACTGACTGTTAATTTCTTAACTGCTTAATATTCACCCCCCTTAATCTCCAAttcctttccttctccccttcctcccccccatccaTATTGGCTTCTGGGGATGCTTCGGTTCCATTCCAGATGATGTAAGGTTTTATTTTCAA
Proteins encoded:
- the LOC125640639 gene encoding calmodulin-1 isoform X1, giving the protein MGSGQADQLTEEQIAEFKEAFSLFDKDGDGTITTKELGTVMRSLGQNPTEAELQDMINEVDADGNGTIDFPEFLTMMARKMKDTDSEEEIREAFRVFDKDGNGYISAAELRHVMTNLGEKLTDEEVDEMIREADIDGDGQVNYEEFVQMMTAK
- the LOC125640639 gene encoding calmodulin-1 isoform X2; translation: MADQLTEEQIAEFKEAFSLFDKDGDGTITTKELGTVMRSLGQNPTEAELQDMINEVDADGNGTIDFPEFLTMMARKMKDTDSEEEIREAFRVFDKDGNGYISAAELRHVMTNLGEKLTDEEVDEMIREADIDGDGQVNYEEFVQMMTAK